Proteins found in one Hevea brasiliensis isolate MT/VB/25A 57/8 chromosome 18, ASM3005281v1, whole genome shotgun sequence genomic segment:
- the LOC110651345 gene encoding uncharacterized protein LOC110651345, translated as MPQHQKQPPPAAVTAADAATMQSDPPPPPPPPFDPSRMIGIIKRKALIKKLAAVYHSECLAYCKELLELQKKWEEPFVDLKTPDDTRKGPMKPPKRLKKFR; from the exons ATGCCCCAACACCAGAAACAACCTCCTCCGGCTGCCGTCACTGCCGCTGACGCTGCAACAATGCAATCCGATccgcctccacctccacctcctcccTTCGATCCCAGTCGAA TGATTGGTATCATCAAAAGGAAGGCTTTGATAAAAAAGTTGGCAGCAGTTTACCACTCTGAGTGCCTTGCGTACTGTAAGGAACTTTTGGAATTACAAAAGAAATGGGAAGAG CCATTCGTGGATTTAAAAACCCCTGATGATACAAGGAAAGGACCAATGAAGCCTCCTAAACGTCTGAAGAAATTCCGCTAA